The Synechococcus sp. WH 8101 sequence CCAGGGTGAGCGTGCCGGTTTTATCGAAGACCACTCGGGAGAGGTCGGCGGCCTGCTCGATCACATCGCCGCCGCGGAACAACCAGCCCTGACGGGCCGCCAAGCCCGAGGCCACGGTGATCACCGTGGGCGTGGCCAGGCCAAGGGCGCAGGGGCAGGCGACCACCAGCACGGCGATCGCCAGCTGGATCGCCAGACCCAGCGGTGTTTCCGCCCCGGCACCCAACGGCGCATGCAAGCCATGGGCCATGCCGTGCTGCATTCCGTTCTGCATGCCATGGCCAGAAGCAAGCAACTCCGGCCAGAGACGGGCGCCGATCCACCACCAGAACAGCAGGGTGATCAGCGCCAGGGACACCACCCCGTAGCAGAAGAGGCCAGCGACCCGATCGGCCAGCCCCTGGATCGGGGCCTTGCGGGCCTGGGCCTGCTCCACCAGAGCGATGATCCGGGCCAGGGCTGTTTCCGCCCCCACCCGCTGCACCTGAAGCACCAGGGGCGCCTCCAGGTTGAGGCTGCCCGAGGAAAGCTCGGTGCCGGGTGCGGCCTCCAAGGGCAGCGGTTCACCCGTGAGGCTCGACACATCCACCGCCGAGCCGCCATCCACCACCAAGCCATCCACCGGCACCCGATCGCCCGCCAACAGCTGCACCCGCTCACCGGGGCGGAGATCGGACACTGGTACTTCCCGCACCGTGCCGTCATCCATCAGCAGCCGCGCCACATTCGGTTGCAGCGACGCCAGCTCCTGCAGGGCACGGCCCGTGCGCAACCGCGCCCTCTCCTCGAGGAATCGCCCCAGCAGCACAAAGCCGAGCAGCATGACCGGCTCATTGAAGAAACAGGGCCAGCCCACCTGGGGCCACAGCAGAGCCACCACACTGGCCAGGTAGGCACTGCCCACCCCGAGAGCCACAAGCGTGTCCATGCTCGGTGCGCCGGCCCGGGCAGCCGCCCAGCCACCCAACAGGATCGACCGGCCCGGACCCAGCAGCGCCACCGTGGCCAAAGCGGCATGAAAGGGCAAGGCACCGAGAATCGGCACCTGGAGTTGGCCGCCTTCGGCCAGATGTCCCAGCACCGACAGCAGCAGGAGTACCAGCGCCACCATCAACTGACGCCACTGGCGCCACCAGCCCCAAAGCCGTTCAGGATCGTCGGCCTCCACAGGAGACACCCCCCTGGGTTTGGCGGGGAAGCCCCGATCGGCAAGGGCCTGGAGCACGGGCTCGAGGCCGTCGTCCCGCCCCGGCCGATCGTCGGCCAGCTGCACCCAGGCGCTGCGGGTGACCAGATTCACGCTCGCGTCGCGCACGCCGGGCTGCTCCAACAGCGTGCGTTCCACCGCGCGCACACAGCCTCCGCATTTCATCCCTTCCACATCCAGCAGCACGGTGCCGCTGGAGGCACCAGGCCCAGACGGTGT is a genomic window containing:
- a CDS encoding cation-translocating P-type ATPase; translation: MLLDVEGMKCGGCVRAVERTLLEQPGVRDASVNLVTRSAWVQLADDRPGRDDGLEPVLQALADRGFPAKPRGVSPVEADDPERLWGWWRQWRQLMVALVLLLLSVLGHLAEGGQLQVPILGALPFHAALATVALLGPGRSILLGGWAAARAGAPSMDTLVALGVGSAYLASVVALLWPQVGWPCFFNEPVMLLGFVLLGRFLEERARLRTGRALQELASLQPNVARLLMDDGTVREVPVSDLRPGERVQLLAGDRVPVDGLVVDGGSAVDVSSLTGEPLPLEAAPGTELSSGSLNLEAPLVLQVQRVGAETALARIIALVEQAQARKAPIQGLADRVAGLFCYGVVSLALITLLFWWWIGARLWPELLASGHGMQNGMQHGMAHGLHAPLGAGAETPLGLAIQLAIAVLVVACPCALGLATPTVITVASGLAARQGWLFRGGDVIEQAADLSRVVFDKTGTLTLGRPLVSKVLAVDDPSRALQLAASLEQSSRHPLAHALLQEAQRRQLPLLSVEASHTIPGAGVSGRLAGVDGTVLVGTPEWLQRQGVAWGKAEQQQLDQLAAAGPSLVAVALEARFLALISVDDRPRPDAATAVRRLADQGLQLAMLSGDRRQSVERLGGELGFGPQQLAWGLLPEQKLERLEAFRTEGAVAMVGDGINDAPALAAADLGIAVGTGTQIAQDTADLVLLGDRLEGVPEALLLARRTMAKVRQNLVWAFGYNLIALPVAAGVLLPGFGVLLSPPLAALLMALSSITVVLNALSLRLP